In Streptomyces alboniger, the following are encoded in one genomic region:
- a CDS encoding phytoene desaturase family protein produces MPDAVVIGAGPNGLVAANVLADAGWSVVVLEAQEEPGGAVRSDHGVHPHYVSDMFSAFYPLAAASPVLGAMHLEREGLRWSHAGHVLAHPLADGRCAVLDRDRALTRASLDAFAPGDGRGWDRLYDMWERLREPLMQALFTPFPPVRPALGLAARVRAGGGLRLARSLLLPVRRLGEEEFEGEGGRLLLAGNALHADLAPEAAGSGGFGWLMSMLGQTHGFPVPVGGAGALTAALVRRLERRGGSVHCGERVTEVVVRGGRAVGVRTAAGEGVVARRAVLADVAAPALYGQLVDAAHLPPRLLGDLRRFQWDFATFKVDWALSRPIPWTAQDARRAGTVHVAEGVDELTRFAAQIARGLVPDRPFALVGQMTTADATRSPAGTESAWAYTHTPQHIKGDAGADSLTGRWDERESEAMADRVEARIERLAPGFRERIIARRVLAPPTLEALNANLRGGAINSGTTSLHQQLVFRPFPGAGRPETPVPGLYLASASAHPGGGVHGAPGANAARAALRARYGAGVFFAAQRALGRRDRNGREPGRP; encoded by the coding sequence ATGCCGGACGCGGTGGTGATCGGCGCGGGGCCCAACGGCCTCGTGGCGGCGAACGTACTGGCCGACGCGGGCTGGAGCGTCGTGGTCCTGGAGGCCCAGGAGGAGCCCGGCGGCGCCGTACGCAGTGACCATGGCGTACACCCGCACTACGTCAGCGACATGTTCAGCGCCTTCTACCCGCTGGCGGCCGCCTCGCCGGTCCTCGGCGCCATGCACCTGGAACGCGAAGGCCTGCGGTGGTCGCACGCCGGGCACGTCCTGGCACATCCGCTGGCCGACGGACGCTGCGCCGTGCTGGACCGTGACCGCGCCCTGACCCGCGCGTCGCTGGACGCGTTCGCCCCGGGTGACGGCCGCGGCTGGGACCGCCTGTACGACATGTGGGAGCGCCTGCGGGAGCCGCTGATGCAGGCGCTGTTCACGCCGTTCCCGCCGGTGCGCCCCGCCCTGGGCCTGGCCGCGCGGGTCCGGGCGGGCGGCGGTCTGCGGCTGGCCCGCTCGCTCCTGCTCCCGGTGCGCCGGCTGGGCGAGGAGGAGTTCGAGGGCGAGGGCGGGCGGCTGCTGCTCGCGGGCAACGCCCTGCACGCGGATCTGGCGCCCGAGGCAGCGGGGAGCGGCGGCTTCGGCTGGCTGATGTCCATGCTGGGACAGACCCACGGCTTCCCCGTGCCGGTGGGCGGAGCGGGCGCGCTGACGGCCGCTCTCGTCCGCAGGCTCGAACGCCGCGGAGGGAGCGTGCACTGCGGCGAGCGCGTCACGGAAGTGGTGGTGCGGGGCGGGCGCGCGGTCGGGGTGCGCACCGCGGCGGGGGAGGGGGTCGTGGCACGCCGGGCGGTACTGGCCGACGTGGCCGCTCCCGCCCTGTACGGGCAGCTGGTCGACGCCGCTCATCTGCCGCCGCGCCTCCTCGGGGACCTGCGGCGCTTCCAGTGGGACTTCGCCACGTTCAAGGTCGACTGGGCGCTGTCCCGGCCCATCCCCTGGACGGCACAGGACGCCCGGCGGGCCGGGACGGTCCATGTGGCCGAGGGCGTGGACGAGTTGACGCGGTTCGCCGCCCAGATCGCGCGGGGCCTCGTGCCGGACCGGCCGTTCGCCCTCGTCGGGCAGATGACCACGGCCGACGCCACCCGCTCACCGGCCGGGACCGAGTCGGCCTGGGCCTACACGCACACTCCGCAGCACATCAAGGGCGACGCGGGGGCGGACTCTCTGACGGGCAGGTGGGACGAGCGGGAGAGCGAGGCGATGGCCGACCGCGTGGAGGCGCGGATCGAACGGCTCGCGCCCGGCTTCCGCGAGCGGATCATCGCCCGGCGCGTCCTGGCACCGCCCACCCTGGAAGCGCTGAACGCGAATCTGCGGGGCGGGGCCATCAACTCCGGTACGACCAGCCTGCACCAGCAGCTCGTGTTCCGGCCGTTCCCCGGGGCCGGCCGACCGGAGACCCCGGTGCCCGGTCTCTATCTCGCGTCCGCCTCGGCGCATCCGGGCGGCGGGGTGCACGGCGCCCCGGGCGCCAACGCCGCGCGGGCCGCCCTGCGCGCCCGCTACGGGGCGGGCGTCTTCTTCGCGGCCCAGCGCGCGCTGGGCCGCCGCGACCGCAACGGCAGGGAGCCGGGGCGGCCCTGA
- a CDS encoding SRPBCC family protein — MAVRHQLVKRPPSQVWEVLEDGHRYADWVVGTHDSRPLDTRWPAVGSRIEYTVKLGPRKVTGHTVVRHLDKPDRLELEAYSGALGTARIAIEVRQWGAHTLVIVDEHPLQGPGGVLHNAVVDALIQVRHRSMLSRLARLVEGDGAPAHAS; from the coding sequence GTGGCCGTACGCCACCAGTTGGTCAAGAGGCCGCCCTCCCAGGTGTGGGAGGTGCTGGAAGACGGGCACCGGTACGCCGACTGGGTGGTCGGGACGCACGATTCCCGACCGCTCGACACGCGGTGGCCGGCGGTCGGCTCGCGGATCGAGTACACCGTCAAGCTCGGCCCCCGGAAGGTCACGGGACACACCGTGGTGCGCCACCTCGACAAGCCGGACCGGCTTGAGCTGGAGGCGTACAGCGGGGCGCTCGGCACCGCCCGTATCGCCATCGAGGTGCGGCAGTGGGGCGCGCACACGCTGGTGATCGTCGACGAGCATCCGCTCCAGGGCCCCGGCGGGGTGCTGCACAACGCCGTGGTCGACGCCCTCATCCAGGTCCGGCACCGCAGCATGCTGAGCCGCCTGGCGCGGCTCGTCGAAGGCGACGGCGCCCCGGCTCACGCGAGCTGA
- a CDS encoding FUSC family protein yields the protein MTSIRWNALTREVSALWQSARRAVRTPGPERDTTVQSLKAAGAGVLAWAVAGWWWSAPMALLAPWTALFLVQSTVYRSLRSAMQQIAVVMVGTLLAAGAAVLTGNNTLAAMALVLPVTVLLSTYARFGTQGMYAPTAALFVLAYGTYSGYDILHRLFETAVGAVIGIAVNALILPPVHERDVLHLRSRLPQESGDLLHAVADGIQEEPFDTKKAQGWYDRAQRLTDLVTDLRTARRWSYESHRFNPARKLRRSVSRAPASDWDFAWDRITEHIRTTVRTLAETGEDRPNLADLPEGASDILAELLRAAGDVCALDVSDAPGSERRDRPETAQDRHSALRTAQEAHQRLTHLLTDSRYRVTPALGGLTADTQRLLSDLTTLAGDPQTDSAEA from the coding sequence GTGACCAGTATTCGGTGGAACGCGCTGACCCGGGAGGTCTCGGCCCTGTGGCAATCCGCGCGCAGGGCGGTCAGGACCCCGGGGCCGGAACGCGACACGACCGTCCAGTCGCTCAAGGCGGCGGGCGCCGGAGTGCTCGCCTGGGCGGTGGCCGGGTGGTGGTGGAGCGCGCCGATGGCCCTCCTCGCCCCCTGGACGGCACTGTTCCTCGTGCAGAGCACCGTCTACCGCTCGCTGCGCTCGGCGATGCAGCAGATCGCGGTCGTCATGGTCGGCACGCTGCTGGCCGCGGGCGCTGCCGTCCTCACGGGGAACAACACGCTGGCCGCGATGGCGCTCGTCCTGCCCGTCACCGTGCTCCTGAGCACCTACGCCCGCTTCGGCACCCAGGGGATGTACGCCCCGACGGCGGCACTGTTCGTCCTCGCGTACGGCACGTACTCGGGCTACGACATCCTGCACCGCCTCTTCGAGACCGCGGTCGGCGCCGTGATCGGCATCGCGGTGAACGCCCTGATCCTGCCGCCGGTACACGAGCGTGACGTCCTGCACCTGCGGAGCCGGCTGCCCCAGGAGAGCGGTGACCTGCTGCACGCGGTCGCGGACGGGATCCAGGAGGAGCCGTTCGACACGAAGAAGGCCCAGGGCTGGTACGACAGGGCACAGCGGCTGACCGACCTCGTGACGGATCTGCGCACCGCGCGGCGCTGGTCGTACGAGAGCCACCGCTTCAACCCTGCCCGCAAACTGCGCCGGTCCGTCTCCCGCGCCCCCGCGTCCGACTGGGACTTCGCCTGGGACAGGATCACGGAACACATCAGGACGACCGTGCGCACTCTCGCCGAGACCGGCGAGGACCGCCCGAACCTCGCCGACCTGCCGGAAGGCGCGTCGGACATCCTCGCCGAGCTGCTGCGGGCGGCAGGGGACGTGTGCGCCCTCGACGTGAGCGACGCTCCCGGGTCCGAGCGGCGGGACCGCCCGGAGACGGCGCAGGACCGCCACAGCGCGCTGCGCACGGCGCAGGAGGCCCACCAGCGGCTGACCCACCTGCTGACGGACAGCCGCTACCGGGTCACCCCCGCCCTCGGCGGCCTGACCGCCGACACGCAACGCCTTCTGAGCGACCTCACGACCCTCGCGGGGGACCCGCAGACCGACAGCGCGGAAGCGTAG
- a CDS encoding SDR family oxidoreductase, whose protein sequence is MNDTPGAEGRQDPTTRHPRPEFPQQDQEPPGWTGAMDPPPDHGEESYRGSGLLKDRKVLLTGGDSGIGRAVALAFAREGADIVFTHLPSEAGDARETARLVEDAGRQVFAVPCDIREEEQCRRLVERAVTEFGRIDILVNNAAYQMSQPEGIGDISTEQFDQVVRTNLYGMFWLCKMAVPHIPRGGSIINTTSVQAYKPSPHLLDYAMTKGAIVTFTQGLAQMLVDDGIRVNAVAPGPVWTPLIPATLPDTKEFGKQAPIGRPAQPAEMAPAYVFLASEHASFITAEIMNATGGTPLP, encoded by the coding sequence ATGAACGACACCCCCGGTGCAGAAGGCCGGCAGGACCCGACCACACGTCATCCCCGGCCCGAGTTCCCGCAGCAGGACCAGGAGCCGCCCGGCTGGACCGGCGCCATGGACCCGCCGCCCGACCACGGCGAGGAGTCGTACCGGGGCAGCGGCCTGCTGAAGGACCGCAAGGTGCTGCTGACCGGCGGCGACTCAGGCATCGGCCGGGCGGTCGCCCTCGCCTTCGCACGCGAGGGCGCGGACATCGTCTTCACCCATCTCCCCTCGGAGGCGGGCGACGCCCGGGAGACGGCGCGGCTCGTCGAGGACGCCGGGCGGCAGGTGTTCGCCGTGCCGTGCGACATCCGCGAGGAGGAGCAGTGCCGCAGACTCGTGGAGCGCGCGGTGACGGAGTTCGGACGGATCGACATCCTGGTCAACAACGCGGCCTACCAGATGTCCCAGCCCGAAGGCATCGGTGACATCTCCACCGAACAGTTCGACCAGGTCGTACGGACGAACCTGTACGGGATGTTCTGGCTCTGCAAGATGGCCGTGCCCCACATCCCGCGCGGCGGATCGATCATCAACACCACGTCCGTGCAGGCCTACAAGCCGAGCCCGCACCTCCTCGACTACGCCATGACCAAGGGCGCGATCGTCACCTTCACCCAGGGACTCGCGCAGATGCTGGTCGACGACGGCATCCGCGTCAACGCGGTGGCCCCGGGCCCGGTGTGGACGCCGCTGATCCCCGCGACGCTGCCGGACACCAAGGAGTTCGGCAAGCAGGCGCCGATCGGACGGCCCGCGCAACCCGCCGAGATGGCACCCGCCTACGTCTTCCTCGCGTCCGAGCACGCGAGCTTCATCACCGCCGAGATCATGAACGCCACCGGTGGCACCCCGCTGCCCTGA
- a CDS encoding SulP family inorganic anion transporter: MSSSTLSPADRLRGLRPDWLSDPKVWRTEVLAGLVVALALIPEAISFSIIAGVDPAIGLFASFTMAVTLSVVGGRRAMISAATGAVALVIGPLNREHGLGHLIACVILAGVFQIVLGVLGVARLMRFVPRSVMVGFVNALAILVFMAQVPEMRDVPWAVYPLIIGGLALMVFLPKVTKVVPAPLVSIVILTSLTVGAGIAVPTVGDRGDLPSSLPVPGIPDVPFTVETLTTIAPYALAMALVGLMESLMTAKLVDDLTDTHSSKTRESIGQGIANIVTGFLGGMGGCAVIGQTMINVKVSGARTRLSTFLAGSFLLVLCIVFGPVVSEIPMAALVAVMVMVCFATFDWHSVAPSTLKRMPAGEITVMVVTVVCVVATHNLAVGVVAGSLTAMVIFARRVAHLVHVTSATGPDGDSVVYSVTGELFFASSNDLVSQFDYTVDLDKIVIDLTAAHIWDASSVAALDAIETKYARRGKTVEIIGLNQPSAHLHDKLSGELTGSD; this comes from the coding sequence TTGTCCTCCTCCACCCTCTCCCCGGCCGACCGGCTGCGGGGTCTTCGCCCCGACTGGCTGTCCGATCCGAAGGTGTGGCGCACCGAGGTCCTGGCGGGCCTCGTCGTCGCCCTCGCGCTGATCCCCGAGGCGATCTCGTTCTCGATCATCGCCGGAGTCGACCCTGCGATCGGCCTGTTCGCCTCCTTCACCATGGCCGTGACCCTCTCGGTCGTCGGCGGGCGCCGCGCCATGATCTCCGCGGCGACCGGCGCCGTCGCCCTCGTCATCGGCCCGCTCAACCGCGAGCACGGCCTCGGCCATCTGATCGCCTGCGTGATCCTGGCCGGCGTCTTCCAGATCGTCCTCGGCGTGCTCGGCGTCGCCAGGCTGATGCGGTTCGTGCCGCGCAGCGTGATGGTCGGCTTCGTCAACGCCCTCGCCATCCTGGTCTTCATGGCGCAGGTTCCCGAGATGCGCGACGTGCCCTGGGCGGTCTACCCGCTGATCATCGGCGGCCTGGCGCTCATGGTGTTCCTCCCGAAGGTCACCAAGGTGGTCCCGGCGCCCCTCGTCTCCATCGTGATCCTCACCTCCCTCACGGTGGGCGCGGGAATCGCCGTGCCGACCGTGGGCGACCGGGGCGACCTTCCGTCCTCCCTGCCGGTGCCGGGGATCCCCGACGTGCCGTTCACCGTGGAGACCCTGACGACCATCGCGCCCTACGCGCTCGCCATGGCGCTCGTCGGCCTGATGGAGTCCCTGATGACCGCGAAGCTGGTCGACGACCTCACCGACACGCACTCCTCCAAGACCCGCGAGTCGATCGGCCAGGGCATCGCCAACATCGTGACCGGCTTCCTCGGCGGCATGGGCGGCTGCGCCGTGATCGGCCAGACGATGATCAACGTAAAGGTGTCCGGCGCCCGCACCCGCCTCTCCACCTTCCTGGCCGGTTCGTTCCTGCTGGTGCTCTGCATCGTCTTCGGCCCCGTCGTCTCCGAGATCCCCATGGCCGCCCTGGTCGCCGTCATGGTCATGGTCTGCTTCGCGACCTTCGACTGGCACTCCGTCGCCCCGAGCACGCTGAAGCGGATGCCCGCCGGCGAGATCACCGTCATGGTCGTCACGGTCGTGTGCGTGGTCGCCACCCACAACCTCGCCGTCGGTGTGGTCGCCGGCTCCCTCACCGCGATGGTGATCTTCGCCAGACGCGTCGCCCACCTCGTCCACGTCACCTCCGCCACCGGCCCCGACGGCGACAGCGTGGTCTACTCCGTCACCGGCGAGCTGTTCTTCGCCTCCTCCAACGACCTCGTAAGTCAGTTCGACTACACCGTCGACCTCGACAAGATCGTCATCGACCTCACCGCCGCCCACATCTGGGACGCCTCCTCCGTCGCGGCCCTGGACGCGATCGAGACCAAGTACGCGCGGCGCGGCAAGACCGTCGAGATCATCGGCCTGAACCAGCCGAGCGCACACCTCCACGACAAGCTCAGCGGCGAACTCACCGGAAGCGACTGA
- a CDS encoding carbonic anhydrase: MKSLIDNARSFAATHVADPRNAASFEALGAGQSPEALFVTCSDSRVVPSLITGARPGELFELRTAGNVVPPYPSEGHPDRAGHPMSEAATIEYAVRVLGVRDIVVCGHSHCGAVGALVRGEDLSAVPAVRDWLEHSVAPDAALRTLAPATPDVAEAVQTHVLAQLERLREYPCVSERTADGSLTLHAWYYEVHTGVVSAHRPSSDGRAAFGPL, encoded by the coding sequence ATGAAGTCCCTGATCGACAACGCCCGTTCGTTCGCCGCGACGCACGTCGCGGATCCCCGGAACGCCGCATCCTTCGAGGCCCTCGGGGCCGGGCAGTCCCCCGAAGCACTGTTCGTCACATGCTCCGACTCGCGCGTCGTCCCGTCCCTCATCACCGGAGCGCGCCCCGGCGAACTCTTCGAACTCCGTACGGCGGGCAACGTCGTACCCCCTTACCCCTCCGAGGGTCACCCGGACCGCGCAGGCCACCCCATGAGCGAGGCGGCCACCATCGAGTACGCGGTCCGCGTGCTCGGCGTCCGCGACATCGTCGTCTGCGGACACTCGCACTGCGGCGCGGTGGGCGCCCTGGTGCGGGGCGAAGACCTGTCGGCCGTCCCGGCCGTACGCGACTGGCTGGAGCACTCCGTCGCTCCCGACGCCGCCCTGCGCACCCTCGCCCCGGCCACGCCGGACGTGGCGGAGGCCGTACAGACGCATGTGCTCGCCCAGTTGGAGAGGCTCCGGGAGTACCCCTGCGTCAGCGAGCGGACAGCCGACGGCTCGCTCACCCTGCACGCCTGGTACTACGAAGTGCACACCGGCGTCGTCTCCGCCCACCGTCCGTCGTCCGACGGCCGCGCGGCGTTCGGTCCGCTGTGA
- a CDS encoding SulP family inorganic anion transporter, with the protein MSSFLSSSLAHFRPLREPGVLRQDILASLVVFLVALPLCVGVAVASGVPAELGLVTGIVGGLVVGFLPGSALQVSGPAAGLTVLVFEAVQEFGLGMLGAIVLLTGALQITLGLLRCGRWFRAISVSVVQGMLAGIGLVLILGQLYTMAGAKQPRSGIDKIAGLPGLFADIASDSASLTAAAVGLGTIAVLVLWPKLPAAVRVVPAPLAAVALATAVVAGFGLDVANVSVRGLVDAVQPPGLGDLAELGSVAVLGTVLAFTLIASAESLFSAAAVDRMHDGPRTHYDKELVAQGVGNTVCGVLGALPMTAVIVRSSANVAAGARTPLSRILHGAWLLLFAVLLPTALGIIPLAALAGVLVHAGCKLIPVKEIVPLARAHRGEAFVLAATAIAILVTNMFEGVVLGLILAVVKSAWETSHVHVDVRELPGGRQIVTLTGNATFLRLPRILETLEALPKDRPIELDLTVVRHLDHACRTTLENWALRHNDSGTEAVRMRTLPVAVAPAAGPAAAEEPERAEAQARS; encoded by the coding sequence ATGTCCTCCTTCCTCTCTTCCTCCCTCGCTCATTTCCGCCCGCTGCGTGAGCCCGGCGTCCTGCGCCAGGACATCCTCGCCTCGCTCGTCGTCTTCCTGGTCGCCTTGCCGTTGTGCGTCGGCGTGGCGGTCGCCTCGGGTGTGCCGGCCGAACTGGGCCTGGTCACCGGCATCGTCGGCGGTCTCGTCGTCGGCTTCCTGCCGGGCAGCGCCCTCCAGGTCAGCGGGCCCGCGGCCGGCCTGACCGTGCTCGTCTTCGAGGCGGTACAGGAGTTCGGGCTCGGCATGCTCGGCGCGATCGTGCTGCTGACCGGCGCGCTCCAGATCACCCTCGGCCTGCTGCGCTGCGGCCGGTGGTTCCGTGCGATATCCGTCTCCGTCGTCCAGGGCATGCTGGCGGGCATCGGACTCGTACTGATCCTCGGTCAGCTGTACACCATGGCCGGGGCCAAGCAGCCCCGCTCCGGGATCGACAAGATCGCCGGACTGCCCGGACTGTTCGCCGACATCGCGAGCGACAGCGCTTCGCTGACCGCCGCGGCCGTCGGCCTCGGCACCATCGCGGTCCTCGTGCTCTGGCCGAAGCTGCCCGCCGCCGTGCGTGTGGTGCCCGCCCCGCTGGCCGCCGTCGCGCTGGCCACCGCCGTCGTCGCCGGGTTCGGCCTGGACGTGGCGAACGTCTCGGTACGGGGCCTGGTCGACGCCGTGCAGCCGCCGGGGCTCGGTGACCTGGCGGAGCTGGGCAGCGTGGCGGTGCTCGGCACCGTCCTCGCGTTCACCCTGATCGCGTCCGCCGAGTCGCTGTTCAGCGCGGCGGCCGTGGACCGTATGCACGACGGGCCCCGCACGCACTACGACAAGGAGCTCGTCGCCCAGGGCGTCGGCAACACGGTGTGCGGCGTGCTCGGCGCACTGCCGATGACCGCGGTCATCGTCCGCAGCTCCGCCAACGTCGCGGCGGGGGCCCGCACCCCGCTCTCGCGCATCCTGCACGGCGCGTGGCTGCTGCTGTTCGCCGTGCTGCTGCCCACCGCGCTCGGCATCATCCCGCTGGCCGCGCTCGCCGGCGTCCTGGTGCACGCGGGCTGCAAGCTGATCCCCGTCAAGGAGATCGTCCCGCTCGCCCGCGCCCACCGCGGCGAGGCCTTCGTGCTGGCCGCCACGGCGATCGCCATCCTGGTGACCAACATGTTCGAGGGCGTGGTGCTCGGCCTGATCCTCGCCGTGGTCAAGTCCGCCTGGGAGACCTCCCATGTGCACGTGGACGTACGGGAACTGCCCGGCGGCCGGCAGATCGTGACCCTCACCGGCAACGCCACGTTCCTGCGGCTGCCCCGCATCCTGGAGACGCTGGAGGCCCTGCCCAAGGACCGGCCCATAGAGCTGGACCTGACCGTGGTGCGCCACCTGGACCACGCCTGCCGCACGACGCTGGAGAACTGGGCGTTGCGGCACAACGACAGCGGCACGGAAGCGGTCCGGATGCGGACGCTGCCAGTGGCGGTCGCCCCGGCCGCCGGGCCTGCCGCGGCCGAGGAGCCCGAGCGCGCCGAGGCCCAGGCACGGAGCTGA
- a CDS encoding amino acid adenylation domain-containing protein: MGASGPPHILDLVEPRLHAPGPAVADSEGTFGYRELDAASRAVARLLLARGARRDEPVVVHATASRGTVAALLGVVRAGCRFVPVDAGFPGERRRLMVRRSGARFLLAPDGHALALPGGPEPVPCGSAFSDAPRDDRFPLRRGSHAYTCFTSGSTGLPEPVTISATALGWSTAARLTHYPAPVGAFLLCSSISFDSSMAGIWWTLATGGLLVVPDGRPGDLLALARAAELHDATHVLMVPSLYGAALRGGLAPRLRTLTTVIVAGETCPPALVARHLADLPRAALYNEYGPTECTVWATVHTCTPADAAARTVPIGRPVTGVTAHIEPSEEGAPGELYLAGPGLAVEGGRADRFVIRDGMRCFRTGDLVTVRDDGELLFHGRTDHQLKLGGMRVERAEIEQALTSCDGITEAGVGVTGTARPRPIGFVVTDGGALDERRIRTQLLSSLPTTALPARVVAVPALPRLPNGKVDYRALDRRATTRRPRCP; encoded by the coding sequence ATGGGCGCAAGCGGACCACCCCACATCCTCGACCTCGTCGAGCCCCGCCTGCACGCGCCCGGACCGGCCGTCGCCGACAGCGAGGGGACCTTCGGCTACCGCGAACTGGACGCGGCCTCCCGGGCGGTGGCCCGCCTGCTGCTCGCACGCGGCGCACGGCGCGACGAGCCGGTCGTGGTGCACGCCACCGCCTCCCGAGGGACCGTCGCCGCGCTGCTCGGCGTGGTGCGCGCGGGCTGCCGCTTCGTCCCCGTCGACGCGGGCTTCCCCGGGGAGCGCCGGCGCCTGATGGTCCGCCGCAGCGGCGCCCGCTTCCTCCTCGCACCGGACGGGCACGCCCTCGCCCTGCCCGGCGGGCCCGAGCCCGTCCCCTGCGGTTCTGCGTTCTCGGACGCCCCGCGGGACGACCGGTTCCCGCTCCGCCGGGGCAGCCACGCCTACACGTGCTTCACCAGTGGCTCGACGGGCCTGCCCGAACCGGTGACCATCTCCGCGACCGCGCTCGGCTGGTCCACCGCCGCACGCCTGACGCACTACCCGGCGCCGGTCGGAGCCTTCCTGCTCTGCTCGTCGATCTCCTTCGACAGCTCCATGGCGGGCATCTGGTGGACCCTCGCCACCGGCGGTCTGCTCGTCGTCCCCGACGGCCGCCCCGGCGACCTGCTCGCCCTGGCCCGCGCCGCCGAACTGCACGATGCCACCCACGTGTTGATGGTCCCCTCGCTGTACGGCGCCGCGCTGCGCGGCGGCCTCGCGCCCCGGCTGCGTACCCTCACGACCGTGATCGTGGCCGGTGAGACGTGCCCACCCGCGCTGGTCGCCCGCCACCTCGCGGACCTGCCACGGGCGGCGCTGTACAACGAATACGGGCCGACCGAGTGCACGGTATGGGCCACCGTCCATACCTGCACACCCGCCGACGCGGCGGCACGCACGGTACCCATCGGCAGGCCCGTCACCGGAGTCACCGCGCACATCGAGCCCAGCGAGGAGGGCGCCCCCGGGGAGCTGTACCTCGCCGGCCCCGGCCTGGCCGTGGAAGGTGGCAGAGCGGACCGCTTCGTGATCCGCGACGGCATGCGCTGTTTCCGTACGGGCGACCTGGTGACGGTCAGGGACGACGGGGAGCTGCTCTTCCACGGCCGCACCGACCACCAGCTCAAACTGGGCGGCATGCGCGTCGAACGGGCCGAGATCGAGCAGGCCCTCACGTCCTGCGACGGCATCACGGAGGCGGGCGTCGGAGTCACCGGCACGGCCAGGCCGCGCCCGATCGGCTTCGTGGTCACCGACGGCGGCGCGCTCGACGAGCGGCGCATCCGCACGCAACTCCTGAGCAGCCTCCCCACCACCGCCCTGCCCGCCCGCGTCGTCGCCGTGCCCGCGCTGCCCCGCCTGCCCAACGGAAAGGTCGACTACCGAGCGCTGGACCGCCGGGCGACAACAAGAAGGCCCCGGTGTCCATGA
- a CDS encoding condensation domain-containing protein yields MTAATPSATEGTYEATYAQDLLNLVETLLPGTVLQPGFLVRAAYRLSGPVDEKTLRQALDDVVARHGALRTLLLRDGETLRQRVLPPKSVPLTVTRLGPDESADDWIADVTTRPHPHDELPLLYAYVAHRDEGVTLLALVAHHIASDAWSQDVIAHDLATAYTARLRGEEPLPADVMQYADIAAEDRSDEWQARIAEALPYWRDRLADAQGLGLPAETPDAAPGPSAVHAFRVDGALRRAVRDAARRGRTTPFTLLLTAFVGALLPPGDAMVPVITAGRIPSEWNTVGFLLNVLQIRVEHTGRDGLHDLLPRVDRRCREAYANDIPLLPVLRENPHLLERMTARDRVAPVFQMIVRRPERPSHETSDLRLDRLPLDAQPPLPIPLPFLWTMRWDDEPGGYVTYDAHLFSTAWMERAVDTYLGVLSELVR; encoded by the coding sequence GTGACCGCGGCCACGCCCAGCGCGACAGAGGGCACGTATGAAGCGACGTACGCGCAGGACCTGCTGAACCTGGTGGAGACGCTCCTGCCGGGCACCGTCCTCCAACCGGGATTCCTGGTCCGCGCGGCCTACCGCCTGTCGGGGCCGGTGGACGAGAAGACCCTGCGCCAGGCGCTCGACGACGTGGTCGCCCGGCACGGGGCGCTGCGCACCCTGCTCCTGCGCGACGGCGAAACCCTGCGCCAGCGGGTGCTCCCGCCGAAGTCCGTCCCCCTGACCGTCACCCGCCTCGGCCCGGACGAATCGGCCGACGACTGGATCGCCGACGTCACCACCCGGCCCCACCCCCACGACGAACTCCCCCTGCTCTACGCCTACGTGGCCCACCGCGACGAGGGTGTGACGCTCCTCGCCCTCGTCGCCCACCACATCGCGTCCGACGCCTGGTCGCAGGACGTGATCGCCCACGACCTCGCCACCGCCTACACCGCCCGGCTGCGCGGCGAGGAACCCCTCCCTGCCGATGTCATGCAGTACGCCGACATCGCCGCGGAGGACCGCAGCGACGAGTGGCAGGCCCGCATCGCCGAGGCACTGCCGTACTGGCGCGACCGCCTCGCCGACGCGCAGGGGCTCGGCCTGCCCGCCGAGACACCGGACGCCGCGCCCGGACCGAGCGCCGTACACGCCTTCCGCGTCGACGGCGCGCTGCGCCGCGCGGTGCGCGACGCCGCCCGGCGCGGGCGCACCACCCCCTTCACGCTGCTCCTGACCGCGTTCGTCGGCGCGCTGCTGCCGCCCGGCGACGCGATGGTGCCGGTGATCACCGCGGGGCGCATCCCCTCCGAGTGGAACACCGTCGGATTCCTGCTCAACGTCCTCCAGATCCGCGTCGAGCACACCGGCCGCGACGGCCTGCACGACCTGCTCCCGCGCGTCGACCGGCGGTGCCGCGAGGCGTACGCGAACGACATCCCGCTCCTGCCCGTCCTGCGGGAGAACCCGCACCTCCTGGAGCGCATGACCGCACGCGACCGCGTCGCCCCCGTCTTCCAGATGATCGTCCGCCGGCCCGAGCGCCCCTCGCACGAGACATCCGACCTCCGTCTCGACCGCCTGCCCCTGGACGCCCAGCCGCCGCTGCCGATCCCGCTGCCGTTCCTGTGGACCATGCGCTGGGACGACGAGCCGGGCGGATACGTCACCTACGACGCGCACCTGTTCAGCACAGCGTGGATGGAGCGCGCCGTCGACACCTACCTGGGCGTCCTGAGCGAACTGGTCCGCTGA